In Chitinophaga sp. HK235, a single window of DNA contains:
- the cobA gene encoding uroporphyrinogen-III C-methyltransferase — MHQQQEQNNNILHPVCIVGAGPGAADMLTVRAARCIEAADVILHDNLVSEEILALCRPDAERIYAGKKYGDTIDPAARQQQIHELMRLHALNGKKVVRLKSGDPFIYGRAVEEIRYLQEHHIPFEVVPGITAGIAAAGLCQVPLTERNHSNAVLFCTGHTANYDHEQLDALANMLRTGTTLVMYMGLSNLSVVVAKLLQAAGSETVYVTAVSKVSAPQQQQVTAPLQEIEAAIQQAALPMPVVFIIGKYATSIKV; from the coding sequence ATGCACCAACAACAGGAACAAAATAATAATATCCTGCATCCGGTATGCATCGTAGGGGCTGGCCCCGGTGCTGCGGACATGCTAACGGTAAGGGCTGCACGCTGTATAGAAGCGGCTGATGTAATCCTGCACGACAATCTGGTGTCTGAAGAGATACTGGCGCTGTGCCGGCCGGACGCAGAAAGGATATATGCCGGTAAAAAATATGGCGACACCATAGATCCGGCAGCACGGCAGCAGCAGATACATGAACTGATGCGCCTGCATGCATTGAATGGTAAGAAAGTGGTAAGGCTCAAGTCCGGAGATCCGTTTATTTACGGCCGCGCCGTGGAAGAGATCCGTTATCTGCAGGAACACCACATCCCGTTTGAAGTAGTGCCGGGCATCACCGCCGGGATTGCCGCTGCAGGTCTGTGCCAGGTGCCGCTGACAGAGCGCAACCACAGCAATGCAGTGCTTTTTTGTACCGGTCATACCGCCAACTACGACCATGAACAGTTGGATGCGCTGGCCAATATGTTGCGCACCGGCACTACGCTGGTAATGTATATGGGACTGAGCAACCTATCCGTAGTGGTGGCCAAACTGTTGCAGGCAGCCGGATCAGAAACAGTGTATGTAACAGCTGTTTCGAAAGTGTCCGCCCCGCAACAACAGCAGGTGACAGCACCCCTGCAGGAAATAGAAGCCGCCATACAGCAGGCAGCACTGCCGATGCCGGTGGTGTTCATCATAGGAAAATATGCAACATCCATTAAGGTATAA